A stretch of Argiope bruennichi chromosome 10, qqArgBrue1.1, whole genome shotgun sequence DNA encodes these proteins:
- the LOC129989188 gene encoding uncharacterized protein LOC129989188: protein MDTLVTDYRTSLKIDSLDAVQTIKYDLMASKETSCEKYGSKNPMTDPIHKDLLLNMNRSWKTYQEDLKTCISDESPIKVPEKPSTLAEKQTASTSACAVLEEISSTVNEENKSQPSCNYEVHHKRKTSPQTSENKKKQQKLDNFFKRINSGHSILHNCNFSFPPPLSRNSKMPVVSP, encoded by the exons atggatacacttgtcactgactatagaacctctcttaaaattgattccctagatgcagtgcagactattaaatatgatttaatggcttctaaagaaacctcatgtgaaaaatatggctcaaagaatccaatgactgatccaattcacaaagatctcttactgaatatgaacagaagttggaaaacatatcaagaggacttaaaaacatgtatttcagatgagtcacctataaaagtccctgaaaaaccttctacattagcagaaaagcaaactgcttctacctctgcatgtgctgttctcgaggaaatttcttcaactgtaaatgaggaaaataaaagtcaaccttcctgcaattatgaagttcaccacaaaagaaagacaagcccacaaacatcagaaaataaaaaaaagcagcagaaattagataatttttttaaaagaattaattcag gtcattcaatacttcataattgtaatttttcattcccccctcccctttctcgaaactccaaaatgccggtagtaagtccgtaa